In one Synergistaceae bacterium genomic region, the following are encoded:
- the fmt gene encoding methionyl-tRNA formyltransferase: MRIWFVGGGVFAASCLVQLCESLSFEKIVTGHPTKAGRGMKDRVSQVERVAEGLGFAAIIERTGPLSRNEKLTKIVSDDPPDLMFVVDFGQIIREPFLNGPRYGCLNIHPSLLPRWRGAAPVQRALMNGDERMGVTVFRLVEEMDAGPILTQVEVSVTLESTSEELFEILAGAGSQIAIQGVESLIEGGARFSAQNSDFVTYATKLTKEEAEVSWTQNYLYIHNVVRAFASSSGAFAIVEGKRVKLWRTTPMETLAEEEGRPGQVLRFWEGDPVIACEGGALRLREVQNEGKRRVSGADWACGGRLKARGVLG, from the coding sequence TTGAGAATTTGGTTTGTGGGGGGCGGGGTTTTTGCTGCTTCCTGTCTGGTTCAGTTGTGCGAGAGTCTGTCTTTCGAGAAAATCGTTACGGGACACCCCACGAAAGCCGGCAGGGGAATGAAAGACCGGGTTTCTCAAGTGGAGCGGGTCGCGGAGGGGTTGGGGTTTGCCGCAATCATCGAGAGAACAGGGCCTCTGTCCCGGAACGAGAAGTTGACGAAGATCGTCTCCGACGATCCGCCGGATCTGATGTTCGTGGTGGACTTCGGACAGATCATTCGGGAGCCTTTTTTAAACGGGCCGCGTTACGGGTGTTTAAACATACACCCCTCCTTGTTGCCCCGGTGGCGGGGAGCGGCGCCGGTGCAACGAGCTTTGATGAACGGCGACGAAAGAATGGGCGTGACGGTTTTCCGGCTGGTGGAGGAGATGGACGCGGGTCCCATTCTGACCCAGGTGGAGGTTTCCGTAACCCTGGAGTCCACATCAGAAGAGCTTTTCGAGATTCTGGCCGGCGCGGGCAGCCAAATCGCAATCCAAGGTGTGGAGTCCCTCATAGAGGGAGGCGCTCGATTTTCAGCGCAAAATTCGGATTTTGTCACCTACGCGACCAAGTTGACCAAAGAAGAGGCGGAGGTGTCGTGGACTCAGAATTATCTTTACATCCACAACGTCGTAAGGGCTTTTGCCTCTTCGAGTGGGGCTTTTGCCATTGTCGAGGGCAAGAGAGTGAAGCTGTGGCGCACGACGCCTATGGAGACGCTTGCGGAGGAAGAAGGTCGGCCGGGGCAAGTGCTTCGATTTTGGGAGGGTGACCCGGTAATCGCTTGCGAGGGCGGGGCGCTGCGCTTGCGGGAGGTTCAGAATGAGGGCAAGCGTAGGGTCAGCGGCGCGGATTGGGCCTGCGGAGGCAGGTTGAAAGCGAGGGGGGTGTTGGGGTAA
- a CDS encoding 4Fe-4S binding protein: MAKGRVTIREEFCKSCGLCVAACPTKVLRISERINPKGHRPVEQFKEGCTNCALCARMCPDVALSVYRIDD, translated from the coding sequence ATGGCGAAAGGACGAGTAACGATCAGAGAGGAGTTTTGTAAAAGCTGCGGCCTTTGCGTGGCGGCGTGCCCCACCAAGGTGTTGAGGATATCCGAGCGCATCAATCCGAAAGGTCATCGTCCGGTCGAGCAATTTAAAGAAGGTTGCACGAACTGCGCCTTGTGCGCCCGAATGTGTCCAGACGTGGCCTTGTCCGTGTATCGAATCGACGACTGA
- the vorB gene encoding 3-methyl-2-oxobutanoate dehydrogenase subunit VorB, which yields MKRALMKGTEAIAEAAIQAGCKYFFGYPITPQNEIPEYMSARLPQVGGTYLQAESEVASINMVMGGAATGYRVMTTSSSPGISLMSEGISYIAMAELPCVIVNISRGGPGLGNILPAQGDYNQATRGGGHGDYHLVVLAPGNLQEAVDFTQDAFDISQKYRTPVLLLADGFMGQMMEAVEIKPRKVEDPASNADWALGWWDERGSRRSNIYSMQLEPDRLEKHNTYLQEKFARLQANEFRFERYKVEDAELLLTSYGTTSRVCRSAINNLREEGYKVGMMRPMTLWPFPAAGLSSLPNSVKCILDVEMSPAFPMVDDVRLATSCSLPIATVGRWGGFSPSVRQVEEKCKELLKH from the coding sequence ATGAAAAGAGCATTGATGAAAGGAACCGAGGCAATAGCCGAAGCGGCGATACAGGCCGGCTGCAAGTACTTTTTCGGTTATCCCATAACACCGCAGAATGAGATTCCAGAGTACATGTCGGCTCGTCTGCCCCAAGTGGGAGGAACCTACCTTCAAGCGGAAAGTGAGGTCGCCTCGATCAACATGGTGATGGGAGGGGCCGCCACGGGCTATAGAGTGATGACCACATCCTCCAGTCCGGGGATTTCTTTGATGTCCGAGGGAATTTCCTACATCGCTATGGCGGAGCTGCCCTGCGTCATCGTGAACATCTCTCGGGGCGGTCCTGGCTTGGGCAACATTCTGCCGGCCCAAGGCGACTACAATCAAGCCACCCGAGGGGGAGGACATGGAGACTATCACCTGGTGGTGCTGGCGCCCGGCAATCTTCAGGAGGCCGTGGACTTCACCCAAGACGCCTTCGATATCTCCCAGAAATACCGCACTCCCGTTTTGCTCCTGGCCGACGGGTTCATGGGTCAGATGATGGAGGCCGTGGAGATCAAGCCCCGCAAGGTCGAAGACCCAGCCTCAAACGCGGACTGGGCTCTGGGCTGGTGGGATGAGAGAGGCAGCAGACGCTCCAATATCTACAGTATGCAATTGGAACCGGACAGGCTGGAGAAACATAACACGTACCTTCAAGAGAAGTTCGCGCGCCTCCAGGCCAATGAGTTTCGATTTGAGCGTTACAAGGTCGAGGATGCGGAACTGCTCCTCACTTCTTACGGAACCACCAGCCGCGTTTGTCGCTCGGCCATCAACAACCTCCGGGAGGAAGGGTATAAGGTGGGAATGATGCGTCCCATGACGCTCTGGCCGTTCCCGGCCGCCGGGCTTTCCTCCTTGCCTAACAGCGTCAAGTGCATTCTGGATGTGGAGATGAGCCCTGCTTTCCCAATGGTGGACGACGTGCGTTTGGCGACTTCCTGTAGCTTGCCCATCGCCACTGTGGGACGCTGGGGTGGGTTTTCCCCCTCCGTGCGCCAGGTCGAGGAAAAGTGCAAAGAACTGCTTAAGCATTAG
- a CDS encoding 2-oxoglutarate oxidoreductase, with amino-acid sequence MSETLVFDMPKVWRADVHTHYCPGCTHGLAHRLVCEAIDALEIQNKTIGIAPVGCAVLIHQYLDLDFLEAAHGRAPAVASAVKVVRPDKIVFTYQGDGDLASIGMAEIIHAVNRDLPLTVIFINNAIYGMTGGQMAPTTLLGQRSTTSPAGRDAKKNGYPIRMCEMLATLEGPAYIERVALTQPKYIMKAKQAVLKAFKNQVEGKGISFVELLSTCPTNWGMRPVDACKWLEENMIPYYPLGVFKDFK; translated from the coding sequence ATGAGCGAAACTCTAGTTTTCGATATGCCGAAAGTGTGGAGGGCTGACGTTCACACCCATTATTGCCCCGGCTGTACTCACGGCTTGGCCCATCGTTTGGTTTGCGAGGCCATCGACGCGCTGGAAATTCAGAATAAAACGATTGGGATCGCCCCTGTGGGTTGCGCGGTGCTGATACATCAATATCTGGACCTGGACTTTTTGGAGGCCGCTCACGGACGCGCTCCCGCCGTGGCTAGCGCTGTCAAGGTTGTGCGCCCGGATAAGATCGTTTTCACTTACCAGGGAGACGGGGACTTGGCCTCCATCGGTATGGCTGAGATCATCCACGCGGTAAACCGCGATTTGCCCCTGACCGTGATTTTTATCAACAACGCCATCTATGGGATGACCGGCGGGCAAATGGCCCCCACCACCCTGCTGGGTCAAAGGTCCACAACCAGCCCGGCCGGACGCGATGCGAAAAAGAACGGTTACCCCATCCGCATGTGCGAGATGTTGGCGACTTTAGAAGGTCCCGCCTACATCGAGCGCGTGGCCCTGACCCAACCCAAGTACATTATGAAGGCCAAACAGGCCGTCCTCAAAGCCTTCAAAAACCAAGTGGAGGGTAAGGGCATTTCCTTCGTGGAACTCCTCTCCACTTGTCCCACTAACTGGGGAATGCGCCCAGTGGACGCCTGCAAGTGGCTTGAGGAAAACATGATCCCCTACTATCCTCTGGGCGTTTTCAAGGATTTCAAGTGA
- a CDS encoding 2-oxoacid:acceptor oxidoreductase family protein translates to MDNKKTGDTKFEKSLIAAGFGGQGLMVLGQLVAYTGIEEGRFVSWIPSYGPEMRGGTANCCVIVSSEEIGAPVVSEADVIVVMNQPSFEKFKNDVKEGGLLLYNSDLVKADGVRPNVRTVGVPVNTIAREAGSEKVANIVMLGAVVAASGIVGDKTCVETLKEKLGKKKPEYLPMNLAAYERGKAIVH, encoded by the coding sequence ATGGACAATAAGAAGACGGGGGATACGAAATTTGAAAAATCTTTGATCGCCGCGGGTTTCGGCGGGCAAGGACTGATGGTTTTGGGGCAACTGGTGGCCTACACGGGAATCGAAGAAGGGCGCTTCGTCTCCTGGATTCCCTCCTATGGTCCGGAGATGCGTGGGGGCACGGCAAACTGCTGCGTCATCGTCTCCAGCGAGGAGATCGGGGCTCCCGTGGTGTCTGAGGCGGATGTGATCGTGGTTATGAACCAGCCCTCTTTCGAAAAATTCAAAAACGACGTCAAGGAGGGAGGCCTGCTTCTCTACAATAGCGACCTGGTCAAAGCTGATGGGGTGAGACCTAACGTTAGAACCGTCGGAGTTCCCGTCAACACCATCGCCAGGGAGGCGGGGAGCGAGAAAGTCGCAAACATCGTCATGCTGGGAGCTGTGGTGGCGGCCTCCGGCATCGTGGGTGATAAAACTTGCGTGGAGACTTTGAAGGAAAAGCTGGGCAAGAAAAAACCCGAATATCTGCCCATGAACTTGGCCGCCTATGAAAGAGGCAAAGCTATAGTTCATTAA
- the tig gene encoding trigger factor gives MKTELLEQENQVKNSVKIKIEFEAEEFVASVNQIVQEMSRSVNIPGFRKGHIPRKVIEMRFGKSSLHSEALEKMLPHAIDQVMADYDLDTVGTPSLNVLNMREGEPLVCEVVFEILPEVELPEFGDIEVEISHPNVTDEMLENVIQDIKRQFSTLNPVERPSGEDDVVSITSMTKGESPQTDDVDLFAPALEQKLRNALLGKSKGDKVFFEKETDAGEKIGYNITVNEVKERILPELAPELYKRVLGIDVETEEVFREKLHALLYTQIERDNLAYASRSAVDAVVARSELEISDNLLNRQIEYLQQRDTANCKNRYNMSLEDYLRGASITLSQYEQQLRVQATQELRRELVLDAVRKKFDIEVEQKDVEEELIRLAPTQGVNIDKLQAAFRKDKNRMNQMTAELRHIKSTQAIMKNIKIKEVDGTVPEAPLSTEPIITESIIEEEAAAPEAAVSGGVE, from the coding sequence ATGAAGACGGAGTTGTTGGAGCAGGAAAATCAGGTAAAAAACAGTGTTAAGATAAAAATAGAATTTGAGGCTGAGGAATTTGTCGCGAGCGTGAACCAAATCGTCCAAGAAATGTCGAGAAGCGTCAACATTCCTGGATTTCGTAAGGGCCATATTCCTCGCAAAGTGATAGAGATGCGTTTCGGCAAGAGCAGCCTCCACTCCGAGGCGCTGGAAAAGATGCTCCCACACGCCATAGATCAGGTCATGGCGGACTACGATCTGGATACGGTCGGCACTCCATCTCTCAACGTACTCAACATGAGAGAAGGTGAACCTCTGGTGTGTGAAGTCGTCTTTGAAATCCTCCCAGAGGTGGAGCTGCCGGAGTTCGGGGACATCGAAGTGGAAATATCCCACCCCAATGTTACGGATGAAATGCTGGAAAACGTCATCCAGGACATCAAAAGGCAGTTTTCCACGTTGAACCCGGTGGAACGTCCGTCGGGCGAAGACGACGTGGTCTCCATCACATCCATGACCAAAGGGGAATCTCCTCAGACTGACGATGTGGATTTGTTTGCTCCTGCTCTCGAACAGAAACTCCGAAACGCCCTTTTGGGAAAATCCAAGGGAGATAAGGTTTTTTTTGAAAAGGAGACTGACGCTGGGGAGAAAATTGGCTATAATATCACGGTTAATGAGGTCAAAGAGCGTATTTTACCGGAGCTCGCCCCAGAGCTTTACAAGCGGGTATTGGGGATCGACGTGGAAACCGAAGAGGTTTTCAGAGAAAAGTTACACGCTCTCCTTTACACGCAAATAGAAAGGGACAACCTGGCCTACGCCAGCAGATCGGCTGTCGACGCGGTCGTGGCCAGATCCGAGCTGGAAATCTCAGATAATCTTCTGAACCGGCAGATCGAGTATCTGCAACAGAGAGATACCGCCAACTGCAAGAATCGCTATAATATGAGTTTAGAGGATTATCTTCGCGGCGCCTCCATAACTCTTTCCCAGTACGAGCAGCAGTTGCGGGTTCAGGCGACACAGGAATTGCGCCGAGAATTAGTATTGGACGCGGTGAGGAAGAAATTTGATATCGAGGTGGAGCAAAAGGACGTGGAGGAGGAACTGATACGTCTCGCCCCTACCCAGGGAGTGAATATCGACAAACTCCAAGCCGCTTTTCGCAAGGACAAAAACCGAATGAATCAAATGACCGCTGAACTGCGCCACATAAAATCGACTCAGGCGATCATGAAGAATATCAAAATAAAAGAAGTGGACGGGACCGTGCCGGAAGCGCCTTTATCCACGGAACCTATAATAACAGAGTCTATAATAGAAGAAGAAGCGGCCGCGCCGGAAGCGGCTGTGTCAGGAGGAGTAGAGTAA
- the clpP gene encoding ATP-dependent Clp endopeptidase proteolytic subunit ClpP yields MSYFSIPYVIEQTGRGERAYDIYSRLLKDRIVFLGTEVNDDIANVIVAQLLFLESEDPDKDIHLYINSPGGSVTAGFAIYDTMNYIKSPVSTICLGMAASMAAVLLAGGAAGKRIALPNAEVLIHQPMGGARGQASDIEIHARNILKTRERINRILAVHTGQKVEKIAMDTDRDNFMTADEALVYGLIDKVFETR; encoded by the coding sequence ATGTCCTACTTCAGCATTCCTTACGTCATCGAACAAACAGGGCGCGGAGAGCGGGCTTACGACATCTATAGCCGCCTGCTGAAAGACAGGATCGTCTTCTTGGGCACGGAAGTCAACGACGACATCGCCAACGTGATCGTTGCCCAGTTGCTTTTCCTGGAGAGCGAGGACCCGGATAAAGATATTCACCTTTACATCAACAGCCCTGGCGGCAGCGTCACGGCCGGATTTGCCATCTACGACACCATGAATTACATCAAGAGCCCCGTCTCTACCATCTGTTTGGGCATGGCCGCCAGCATGGCCGCTGTTCTTCTGGCGGGGGGCGCGGCGGGCAAACGTATCGCCCTTCCTAACGCCGAAGTGCTGATCCATCAGCCTATGGGTGGTGCCCGTGGACAGGCCAGCGATATAGAGATCCACGCGCGCAACATCCTGAAGACGCGGGAGCGGATCAACAGAATTCTGGCCGTCCATACGGGTCAGAAGGTCGAAAAAATCGCAATGGACACGGATAGGGACAATTTTATGACGGCAGACGAGGCTCTGGTCTACGGGCTCATCGACAAAGTTTTTGAAACTCGGTGA